A stretch of the Nerophis ophidion isolate RoL-2023_Sa linkage group LG29, RoL_Noph_v1.0, whole genome shotgun sequence genome encodes the following:
- the LOC133546204 gene encoding oocyte zinc finger protein XlCOF7.1-like: protein MQTEEPQPSHIKKEEEYLQISHFKKEEENPLIPQFKEEVVDPQSPHIEEEEEDPLTPHIKEEEEEHRINQQGEHLEGLEEVDVTKMPVTGVPVKSEGDEVKGESEERGGGEPPSSSSTQHMTTEADGDHCGGSQADKLLAPLSDSEDTTSHSPDTDDEDSKDDKTCHTDNTHFTCSLCHKTFKYHSYLKRHMRTHTGEKPFSCSVCGEGFVRSEHLKVHKRTHTGEKPFVCSICGKGFAHSNNLKRHMRTDTGEKAFSCSICGKGFTRSTDVKVHIKTHTGKKIAFLFNLQQNLLSTIKPCSTHEKTPRRESVELQCVW from the coding sequence atgcagacggaggagccacagccctcccacattaagaaggaagaggaataccttcAGAtctcccattttaaaaaggaagaggaaaacCCACTAATCCCCCAGTTTAAAGAGGAAGTGGTGGATCCACAGAGCCCTCACattgaggaggaagaggaggacccactgacccctcacattaaggaggaagaggaagaacacaGGATCaatcagcagggagagcatcttgaaggactggaggaggttgatgtcaccaagatgccagtgactggtgtccctgtgaagagtgaaggtgatgaggtcaaaggtgaaagtgaggagaggggagggggggagcctccaagcagcagctcaacacaacacatgacaacagaagctgatggagaccactgtggaggatcacaagcagacaagctcttagctccactatcagatagtgaggacacaacgtcacactctcctgacactgatgatgaagactctaaagatgataagacatgtcacactgacaacactcacttcacatgttctctctgtcacaaaacctttaaataccatagttatctgaaaagacacatgagaacacacactggagaaaaacctttttcttgctcagtatGTGGTGAAGGTTTTGTTCGAAgtgaacatttgaaagtacacaagagaacacacactggtgaaaaaccttttgtctgttcaatatgtggtaaaggttttgcacacagTAACAATTTAAAAAGACATATGAGAACAGACACAggtgaaaaagctttttcctgttcaatctgtggtaaaggttttacaagaagtacagatgtgaaagtacacattaaaacacacactGGGAAAAAAAtcgcattcctgttcaatctgcaacagaatctTTTGTCGACAATCaagccttgtagcacacatgagaagacacccaggagagaaagtgttgagttgcagtgtgtgtggtga